From the Micromonospora lupini genome, one window contains:
- a CDS encoding DUF3152 domain-containing protein produces MSTKATRRGCLPPAALLLAVALLTGCGLPAAGNGPAGGPATGPDPTGLAAAGPVATGRPAGVAGSGGVAPATPTVTKVSYPATGSNRWSVATAETTDGGGGAGRLLRYRVAVERDIRGLPVGDIATAISATLNDRRGWTAGGTWRLRRVGADEPTDFTIYVATPGTRDTLCQDVPDGYTSCRNGARVVLNVARWVSGVPDYGASLATYRQYMVNHEVGHKLGFGHERCPGRGRPAPVMQQQTLGLHGCRAGAWPYPNGTTRYGGPVGAYDDDIPRREGAYPAH; encoded by the coding sequence ATGTCGACGAAGGCTACCCGTCGGGGATGCCTGCCCCCGGCGGCGTTGCTGCTGGCCGTGGCGCTGCTCACCGGATGTGGCCTGCCCGCCGCCGGGAACGGACCGGCCGGTGGCCCCGCGACCGGACCGGACCCCACAGGCCTGGCCGCGGCAGGACCGGTCGCGACGGGACGGCCGGCGGGAGTGGCCGGGAGCGGCGGTGTCGCGCCGGCGACGCCCACGGTCACAAAGGTCAGCTATCCCGCCACCGGCAGCAACCGCTGGTCGGTGGCGACGGCCGAGACGACGGATGGGGGCGGGGGCGCCGGCCGTCTGCTGCGCTACCGGGTCGCCGTGGAGCGCGACATCCGGGGCCTGCCGGTGGGCGACATCGCCACGGCGATCTCCGCGACGTTGAACGACAGGCGCGGGTGGACGGCGGGCGGGACGTGGCGGCTACGCCGGGTCGGCGCCGACGAACCGACCGACTTCACCATCTATGTGGCGACCCCCGGCACCCGCGACACCCTCTGCCAGGACGTGCCGGACGGCTACACGTCGTGCCGCAACGGCGCCCGGGTGGTGCTCAACGTGGCGCGCTGGGTCTCCGGGGTGCCGGACTACGGCGCGAGCCTGGCCACCTATCGGCAGTACATGGTCAACCACGAGGTGGGTCACAAGCTCGGGTTCGGTCACGAACGCTGCCCGGGGCGGGGCCGGCCGGCGCCGGTGATGCAGCAGCAGACGCTGGGCCTGCACGGGTGCCGCGCCGGGGCCTGGCCGTACCCGAACGGCACGACCCGCTACGGCGGGCCGGTCGGGGCGTACGACGACGACATCCCACGGCGCGAGGGCGCCTATCCGGCGCACTGA
- a CDS encoding AMIN-like domain-containing (lipo)protein, producing MRIRSTLTALAVVVAGLVASAGSSPAAGTTTGSAYCGIVWGSAEKAAGALSDAPLVAVRTGRHDCYDRVVFEFAGPVDGYAVGYGETWTEGEGLALSPYTAGDALLRVSLRAPAYDADHQGTVPYAVGEHVANVLRCSTLRDVVFGGSFEGYSTFAVGVRARLPFRTFTLAGPGAHSRVVLDVAHQWQE from the coding sequence ATGAGGATCAGGAGCACACTCACCGCGTTGGCCGTCGTCGTCGCCGGTCTGGTCGCCAGCGCGGGCAGCAGCCCCGCGGCGGGCACCACGACCGGATCGGCGTACTGCGGGATCGTCTGGGGCAGCGCGGAGAAGGCGGCCGGCGCGCTCAGCGACGCCCCGCTGGTCGCCGTGCGGACCGGGCGGCACGACTGCTACGACCGGGTGGTGTTCGAGTTCGCCGGCCCGGTCGACGGTTACGCGGTCGGCTACGGCGAGACGTGGACCGAGGGCGAAGGGCTGGCCCTGTCGCCGTACACCGCCGGGGACGCGCTGCTGCGGGTCTCGCTGCGGGCACCGGCGTACGACGCCGACCACCAGGGCACGGTGCCCTACGCGGTCGGCGAGCACGTCGCGAACGTGCTGCGCTGTTCGACGCTGCGCGATGTCGTCTTCGGCGGCAGTTTCGAGGGCTATAGCACCTTCGCGGTGGGCGTACGGGCCCGGTTGCCGTTCCGCACGTTCACGCTCGCCGGCCCCGGCGCACACAGCCGCGTCGTGCTGGACGTCGCCCACCAGTGGCAGGAGTGA
- a CDS encoding SigE family RNA polymerase sigma factor — MARGDAEFVEFARAATARLVHAAFLMTGDHHQAEDAAQTALVRTYASWSRIHDDDAYGYARRTLVNHLVDRWRRPLREYPTDEVPEQRRGDVADDVTTRRWLVTILGALSPRERAIVVLRYYFDLPEAQVARELAVSVGTVKSTSSRALEKLRTAAPRTVDEEARR; from the coding sequence GTGGCGCGGGGTGACGCGGAGTTCGTCGAGTTCGCTCGGGCGGCGACCGCGCGACTGGTGCACGCCGCGTTCCTGATGACCGGCGACCACCACCAGGCCGAGGACGCCGCGCAGACCGCGCTTGTCCGCACCTACGCGTCGTGGTCGCGGATCCACGACGACGACGCCTACGGGTACGCCCGTCGCACCCTCGTCAACCACCTGGTGGATCGATGGCGGCGGCCGCTGCGGGAGTACCCGACCGACGAGGTGCCGGAACAGCGGCGAGGTGACGTGGCCGACGACGTGACCACCCGGCGCTGGCTGGTCACCATCCTCGGCGCGCTCAGCCCTCGGGAGCGGGCCATCGTCGTGCTGCGCTACTACTTCGACCTGCCGGAGGCGCAGGTGGCCCGGGAACTCGCCGTGTCCGTCGGCACCGTCAAGAGCACCAGCTCGCGCGCCCTGGAGAAGCTGCGCACCGCCGCGCCGCGTACGGTCGACGAGGAGGCACGCCGATGA
- a CDS encoding sensor histidine kinase produces MAGRAMAGRAVAPGRLRRRLTIAFVLVAGVSAGLLAGGAGLLLRQSWLDASLHQAAADARYQLLLAGEFLPLTEQRGTELLTSFEGSGRHVVLVDGPVRPSHPAYAPALGTRLRASVADGQLAYERSAPAQRPRLLVVGGRIPGSTAELYVITVEDDIAADLGQVRTTLLAGWVLVVLVAAGVGHLLARRTLEPVGRASRAARSLTEGLLATRLPVRGRDEFSVWASSFNEMAEALESKIAALSAAQARERRFTADVAHELRTPVTALVAAASLLGEQLDRLPDDARPAARLLVGDVVRLRRLVEDLMEISRLDAGRERPSVEPVDAPALLRAIVAARGWSDRVLVTGDPVALRTDPRRLERVLANLVVNAVEHGGGEIRATVTGAGPLVVFEVTDRGPGIPAEHLPHLFDRFHKVDASRSAPGSGLGLAIAREHTALLGGVLSVRSAPDVGTRFRLELPAHGPGGQPGGVPRPAPHPGEDAAAADTGPSGRPG; encoded by the coding sequence ATGGCCGGACGGGCGATGGCCGGACGAGCGGTGGCGCCGGGCCGCCTGCGGCGCCGGCTGACGATCGCGTTCGTGCTCGTCGCCGGGGTCTCCGCCGGCCTGCTCGCCGGTGGGGCCGGGCTGCTGCTGCGCCAATCCTGGTTGGACGCCTCACTGCACCAGGCCGCCGCCGACGCCCGCTACCAGCTCCTGCTCGCCGGCGAGTTCCTGCCCCTGACCGAGCAGCGCGGCACCGAGCTGCTCACCAGCTTCGAGGGCAGCGGCCGGCACGTCGTCCTGGTCGACGGCCCGGTTCGTCCCTCCCACCCCGCGTACGCCCCCGCCCTGGGCACGCGACTGCGGGCGTCGGTCGCCGACGGGCAGCTCGCCTATGAGCGCTCGGCGCCGGCACAGCGGCCCCGACTGCTTGTTGTCGGCGGACGCATCCCCGGCTCGACCGCGGAGCTGTACGTGATCACCGTGGAGGACGACATCGCCGCCGACCTGGGTCAGGTGCGCACGACGCTGCTGGCCGGCTGGGTGCTCGTCGTGCTGGTCGCCGCCGGGGTGGGCCACCTCCTGGCCCGGCGCACCCTGGAGCCGGTGGGCCGGGCCAGTCGCGCCGCCCGGTCACTCACCGAAGGACTGCTCGCCACCCGTCTGCCGGTACGCGGGCGCGACGAGTTCAGCGTCTGGGCGTCGTCGTTCAACGAGATGGCCGAGGCGCTGGAGTCGAAGATCGCCGCTCTGTCGGCCGCGCAGGCCCGGGAGCGGCGGTTCACCGCGGATGTCGCGCACGAGCTGCGTACCCCGGTGACCGCCCTGGTGGCCGCGGCCTCGCTGCTGGGCGAGCAGCTGGACCGGCTGCCCGACGACGCCCGGCCGGCCGCGCGGCTGCTTGTGGGCGACGTGGTCCGGCTGCGCCGCCTCGTCGAGGACCTGATGGAGATCTCACGGCTGGACGCCGGACGGGAACGGCCGAGCGTCGAGCCGGTGGACGCGCCCGCGCTGCTGCGCGCGATCGTCGCGGCGCGCGGCTGGTCGGACCGCGTGCTTGTCACCGGCGACCCGGTGGCGCTGCGCACGGACCCTCGCCGCCTGGAGCGCGTCCTGGCCAACCTGGTCGTCAACGCGGTCGAGCACGGCGGCGGCGAGATTCGGGCGACCGTGACCGGGGCGGGCCCGCTCGTCGTCTTCGAGGTCACCGACCGGGGACCGGGCATTCCCGCCGAGCACCTGCCGCACCTGTTCGACCGGTTCCACAAGGTCGACGCGTCGCGCTCCGCGCCGGGCAGCGGGCTGGGCCTGGCCATCGCCCGGGAGCACACCGCCCTGCTCGGCGGGGTGCTGAGCGTCCGCAGCGCGCCGGACGTCGGCACCCGGTTCCGCCTGGAGCTGCCCGCGCACGGCCCGGGCGGGCAACCCGGCGGCGTGCCACGCCCGGCGCCGCACCCCGGCGAGGACGCCGCGGCGGCCGACACCGGCCCGTCGGGCCGTCCGGGATGA
- a CDS encoding L-rhamnose mutarotase: MIRLRPEHRETYLRLHAEVWPSVEKTLREANFRNYTIFLHDDLLVGYYEYVGDDYEADLRYIAADPQTQEWWKLTDPCQESVAEPGSGDWWAPMREVWHLADDPA, from the coding sequence GTGATCCGGCTTCGCCCGGAGCACCGGGAGACCTACCTGCGCCTACACGCCGAGGTCTGGCCGAGCGTCGAGAAGACGCTGCGTGAGGCGAACTTCCGCAACTACACCATCTTCCTCCACGACGACCTGCTCGTCGGCTACTACGAGTACGTCGGCGACGACTACGAGGCCGACCTGCGGTACATCGCCGCCGACCCGCAGACGCAGGAGTGGTGGAAGCTGACCGACCCGTGCCAGGAATCGGTCGCCGAACCCGGTTCGGGGGACTGGTGGGCCCCGATGCGGGAGGTCTGGCACCTGGCCGACGACCCCGCCTGA
- a CDS encoding response regulator transcription factor, with protein MEGRVLVVEDDASIREVTALGLRRAGFRVDTAVDGRQALLTWRAHPVDAIVLDVMLPGLDGLEVCREIRRTSQVPILMLTARTDTLDVVVGLECGADDYLRKPFDLPELVARVRSVLRRASAPVGSHTIAVGDLEIDPGGFVVRRDGREVTVTATEFRLLLELARRPGQVFTRELLLDLVWDHRFLGDSRLVDVAVQRLRAKVEDDPAHPRHIRTVRGVGYKLSTG; from the coding sequence GTGGAGGGCCGCGTGCTGGTGGTCGAGGACGACGCCTCCATCCGGGAGGTCACCGCCCTCGGTCTGCGTCGCGCCGGCTTCCGGGTCGACACCGCCGTCGACGGGCGGCAGGCGCTCCTGACCTGGCGAGCGCACCCGGTCGACGCGATCGTGCTCGACGTCATGCTGCCCGGCCTCGACGGCCTGGAGGTCTGTCGGGAGATCCGGCGGACGAGCCAGGTCCCGATCCTCATGCTGACCGCCCGCACCGACACGCTCGACGTGGTGGTCGGCCTCGAGTGCGGCGCCGACGACTACCTGCGCAAACCCTTCGACCTGCCCGAGCTGGTGGCCCGGGTCCGCTCGGTGCTGCGGCGGGCGAGCGCGCCTGTCGGTTCGCACACCATCGCCGTGGGCGACCTGGAGATCGATCCGGGCGGCTTCGTGGTACGCCGCGACGGCCGGGAGGTGACAGTGACCGCCACCGAGTTCCGTCTGCTGCTGGAGCTGGCCCGACGCCCCGGCCAGGTCTTCACCCGGGAGCTGCTGCTGGACCTGGTCTGGGACCACCGTTTTCTGGGCGACTCGCGACTCGTCGACGTGGCGGTGCAGCGGCTGCGCGCCAAGGTCGAGGACGACCCGGCGCACCCGCGGCACATCCGCACGGTGCGCGGCGTCGGCTACAAGCTGTCCACGGGCTGA